The Nocardioides zeae genome includes the window CGTGTCCTCGGAGACCGACAACGCCGCCGCGGGCGTGCGGGCCAGCGTCAGCCTCTACGAGCTGGGGGCCGACGCGCCGTCCTTCCCGTCGATCGTGTCGGGCGACGTGCCGGGCAGCGACCCCGCGCAGCCCATCGGGTGGGGTGCGCTGAGCGCGCTCAGCGCCGACCCGACCGACCCCGACGTGCTCTACACGGCGAGCGACTCGGCCTACAAGCCCGGCCGCGTCTACACGGTCGACGTGTCGGGCTCGCCCGCCGAGATCACGTCGGTCGTCGACGTGCGCAACGCCGCCGGCACGCCCCAGAACCTCGACATCGAGGGCCTCGCGGCCCGTCCCCAGGGCGGGTTCTGGCTGGCCAGCGAGGGGGCGACCGGCCCGGCCAACGCGCTCGTGCGGATCGACGCCGACGGCGTCGTGCAGCAGACCGTCAGCCTGGCCTCCGACGTGACCGCGGGACTCAAGAACTGGGGCCTCGAGGGCGTCTCGATCGCCCAGGGGTTCGCCAACGAGACCCTGTACGTCGCGCTCCAGCGCCCGCTCGGCACCGGCGTCAGCGGGGCGACGCCGGAGGCCAGCACGCGGATCGGCCGCTACGACACCGTGACCGGCGCGTGGACCTGGTTCGGCTACACGCTCGAGCAGACCAGCACGAGCGGCGACTGGGTCGGCCTGTCGGAGATCGTCACCGTCGACGCCGACACCGTCGCCGTCATCGAGCGCGACAAGCTCAACGGCCCGAACGCGCGCATCAAGCGCGTCTACACCGTCGACCTGCCCGCCGGCACCCCCGGCACGGTCACGCCCGTCGCGAAGGAGCTGGCCGTCGACGTGCTGCCGGTCCTGGCCGAGCAGCACGGCTGGACGCAGGAGAAGCTCGAGGGCCTCACCATCGCCGCCGACGGCGAGGTCTACGCGGTCACCGACAACGACGGCCTCAAGGACGCCACCGGCGAGACCCAGCTCCTGCGCCTCGGCCGCGCGCTCGACACCGAGCTGGCGAGCACGACGACGACGCTCGCGGCCCAGCAGACGGGGGCCGGCGCCGTACGGCTCTCCGCCACGGTCACCGGTGGCAGCGCCGCCGGAGAGGTCGAGTTCCTCGAGGGCGAGACGGTCGTCGGCACCGTGCCGGTGACCGCGGGGGCGGCGACGCTCGACCTCACCGGGGTGGCGCTCGGCCCGCACTCGTACGCGGCCCGGTTCGTCCCGGCCACCTCCTCGGGCCTGGCGGCGTCGACGTCCGACCTCGGCACCGTGACGGTCACGACCACCACGACGACGACCCTCTCCACAGCCGCGCTCAACCGCGACGTCGCGAACCTCACCGTCGTCGTCGCCCCGGCGGCGTCCACGCCGGTCACCGGTCGGGTCGTCGTGCGCCAGGGCGAGACCGAGGTCGCATCCGCCGAGCTCGTCGACGGCCGCGCGAGCCTCCAGACGGCGCTGCCGCCCGGCCGGCACACGCTCACGGCGACCTACGTCCCGGCCGACGGCGCCTACGCCGCCGGCTCGACGTCGGCCTCCACGGACGTCACGGTGCTCACGTCGTCGACGACGCTGCTCACGGCCGTGTCCTCCGGCGCCGGCCGGGCACAGCTGCGCGCCGTGGTGACGCCGCGCAGCGAGTCGCCCGTGCTCGGCAACGTCGCGTTCTTCGAGGGCGTCGAGCTCGTCGGTGTCGGCCCGGTCGTCGACGGCCAGGCGACCGCCGACCTCACGGGCGTCAGCGGCGGCGCGCACGCCTACACCGCGATGTACGTCCCCACCGGAGAGAGCTTCGTCGCCTCCTCGACGTCGCCGGAGGTGGAGCTGGGCGTCGGTGCCGTGACGTCGCTCTACGTCGGCGCGACGCCGGTCGACGCGCCGTACGGCCGCACCCGCACCGTCGGCGTGAAGGTGACCGGCGGCGAGCCGGTCGACGGCGTGGCGCAGGTGCACCTCGGCGGCATCCGCCGGGACGTGACGCTCGTCGACGGCGTCGGTCGGATCACCATCCCGGCGGGCCTCGCGGTCGGCACCCACACGGCGCTCGCCGTGTTCGCCGGCGACGAGACCCACGGCGCCTCCTCGGGCACCATCGACCTCGTCGTGCGCCCCGCGGGGACGCGGATCGACGAGGCGCTGCCCGGCACCATCGCGGCGGGCCGGTCGGTGACGAGCTCGTTCTACGTCACCGCGCCCGGGTCCCAGATCCCGGCGCGGGGCGCCATCCGGATCTACCACGGCGGCCGGCACCTCACGACCGCCGAGGTGCGCAACGGGCGCGCGACGGTGACGCTGCCGCGCCTCGCGCGGGGCACCTACGCCCTGCGCGCCGAGTTCGACGGCGGCGGCACGTTCGCCCGCTCGCAGCTCACGTTCCGCACGGTCGCGCGCTGACCCCCGCGCCCCCACCCACCCGGGACGTCATGCGGCGCGGTGGCCCGCGCCGGCGGTGCGCATGACGTCCGCGAGGTGGGTGGGTGGCGCGGCGGGGCAAGGCGCCGGGCACGCGAAATGTGCGGCTGGGACAGGCCGGACCCGGCCCGAGGCGCACCAACGTCCCAGTTCGCAAGGTCGGACCCCCGCCCGGTGGTGTGGACCCGCCCACCCAGGACGTCATGCGTGACGGCGCCCCCGGCCCGCGGTTCGCATGACGTCCGCGGGTCGAGCGGAGGGCGGCGGGGCGGGCTCCGCCGCCGGGCACGCGAAATGTGCGGCGGGGACAGGCCGGACCCGGCCCAGGGCGCACCAGCGTCCCAGTTCCGGGGTCAGGCCCGGGGCCTGGCTCCTCGCTTCGCACGCGACCTACCCTGGGCCACGTGGATGCCGCTCCCGAGCCCGCCGCCGGCCACGCCCTCGTCGAGCTCGTCGGCGTGATGGCGCGGCTGCGGCGGGAGTGCCCGTGGAAGGCGGGGCAGACCCACCGGTCGCTGGCGCGCTACCTGCTCGAGGAGACCCACGAGGTGCTCGAGGCGCTCGACACCGACGACGCCACGCTGCTGCGCGAGGAGCTGGGCGACCTCCTGCTGCAGGTCTACTTCCACGCCGCGATCGCCGCCGAGCGCACCGACGCCACGGCCTTCACCATCGACGACGTGGCCGCCGACCTCACGGCGAAGCTCGTGCGCCGGAACCCGCACGTGTTCGCGGCGGACCCGGCGGCCGGCCCGGGCGACGGCACCAGTCCCCTGGACGCCGCCGCGGTCAACGAGGCGTGGGAGGCCGTCAAGGCGACCGAGAAGACCCGCACCGACCCCACCGACGGCCTGCCCCCGACGCTGCCCGCCCTGCTGTGGGCCGACAAGGTGCTCGACCGGTCGGCGCGGGCCGGCACGCCGCTGGACCCGGCCCCCCGCGCTCCCCGCGCCGACGCCGACGCCGACGCGATCGGCGACCGCCTCCTCGGGCTCGTCGCCGAGGCACGCGCGGCCGGGGTCGACCCGGAGCAGGCGCTGCGCGACGCCGTACGGGTGCGGCTGTGACGGGCGCAACCCGGCGCGTCGGCCCGGTCCGACGCCTGTTCCCCCGCCCGGGGGTCAGCGAGCGGCACGTGCAGGTGCAGGCGCCGCTGGCCGACGCCTGGCGCGTCGTCGCGGCTCTGCCGGCCCCGGGGGCCGAGCGCTGGTACGCCGACGCCGCGCCCCTGGCCTTCCGCGGCCGGCTCGACGACGCCGCACGGACCGTGCTCGGCCCACCTCCCCCGGCCCCCGTGGCGTCACCGGGCCCGACGGCCGGCGAGGGCCTGCTCCGCCCCGGCGACGAGGCGGGCTTCTGGACCGTGCTGGAGGCCGACCCCGCGGCGTACCGGCTCCGGCTGCACGCCCGCGTCCACGCCCCCGGGACGGTGCGGCTGAGCGTCTGGCTCACCGCCCTGTCGGGGGTGCCGGGCGCCTGCCGCGTGCACGTGCGGATCGGGTTCCGGCCGCGGGGCCTGGTGGGCGCCGGGTACCTCGTCGCCGACCTGCCCGCGCGCGAGGTCGTCGTCGAGGGCGTCGCGCGGCGTCTCGCCGCGGACGTGGCGGCGGGCGTCGCCTGAGTCCGCTCCCCTCCGGTAGGGGTCAGAAGTCGACGATGTCGCCGACGGCACGGTTGCCCTCCGCGACCCGGATGACGGCGGAACCACCCGCGAACCAGATGCGGTCGTCGACGACGAGCACCCGCTTCACTCCGCCGCCGTCCGGGAGCTCGGCCGTGACGCTGACGCTGGGTCCGCGCTCCAGCCCCCCGGGGTCGACGTCGAACGACTCGACCGTCTCCGTGTACCCGTCGCGCCACCCCTGTGCGGGCAGGTAGACCCGGTCCTGCCACACCAGGAACGCCCGGTGGTCCGTCTCGACGGCCGAGCTGAAGCCGTCCCACGTCACCGTCGAGACCTGCCGCGGCGCGGTCGGGTCGATGATGTCGAAGAGCGACGCCTGGAGGCCGGTCGTGCGGCCGTCCTCGGTCGCGTGCTGACCGATGCCGAGGAGGAGGCCGTCGTCGAGGGGGTGGAGGTACGCCGAGTAGCCCGGCACCTTCAGCTCCCCCGCCAGCGTCGGGGCGGCCGGGTCGCTCGTGTCCACGAGGTAGAGCGGGTCGACCTGCCGGAAGGTGACGACCGCGGCCAGCTCGGGCGAGAGGAACCGCACCGCCTGGATCTGCTCCGTCACGCCCAGCCCGTCGACGCGTCCGGTCTCGACGAGCCCCTCGCCCGGGCGCTCGGCGAGCACGACGAGCGAGGAGCTGGACTGCTCCCCCGGCGTCCCGTCCCTCGTCACCGCGACCCGCACGACACCCGACGCCTCGTCGAGCGCGAACTGGTTGAGGAGGCGCCCCTCCACGCGGCCGGAACCGACGTACGTCGTCGCGTCGGGCTCGCTGATGTCGAAGGAGTGCAGGTCGGACGAGGGCTCGTCGTCGGCATCGTCGTCGTCGCGCACCGTGGACCACGGGGTGGAGGCCACGATCATGCGCTCGGTCGAGGCGTAGACGATGTCCCCCGAGCCCACGACCCCGGCGGACGAGGTGGGCGCGGCGCCGCCTCCGATCTCGAGGCCGGCGACCGACACGGTGGTGAAGCCGCTGAACGCGGTGGGCACGCCGACGTCGCCGCAGCCGAGGAGGGGCTCGACGTCGCCGCCGTCGACGGAGAGCTGCGGCAGCCAGTCGGTGATGGTGCTGGCCTCGATCAGGTCGCGGTTGGCCTCGATCGCCTCCGTCTCCGCCGCGAGGGAGGTGCCCTCGGGCTCGACCCAGTCGAGACCCGGCGGGGCGCTGACCATGACCAGCCGCACGGTGTCGCCGACGAGGCGCGCGCTGCGGTACTCGCCCTCGACCCGCGTCGAGCGGACCACCTCGGGCGAGGCCGGGTCGGAGAGGTCGACCTCGGTGATGAGGGTGCGAGCGGGGCCCGTCCCGTAGGGGTTCGCGTGATCGCTGACCCCGTCGTCCCAGACCACCCCGCCTCCCTGCTGCCCGAGCACGAGCAGCGTCGAGCCGTGGAGGAGCAGCTCGCTCGGGGCGCCGACGCCGCCCAGGTCGACGGAGCCGAGCGCCTCCGCCGACGCCGCGTCGACGACCTGCACGACCCCCTCGACGATGGCGACCACCACGTCGCCGTCGGTCGTGACGATGTCGGCCTCGTCGACGCCCTCCTCCTGGGTGTTGGCCTCCGACGTGCCGTGGTCGGGGCCGACGTAGCCGCCGCGGGGCATGACGCTGGACCGGGGTGAGACGCCGTCGAGCGCCGCGTCGGACTCCCAAGAGCCGGCCGCTCCCTGACGCACCACGTCGAGTCCGCCGAACCCGTCGAACCCGTCGAGGCCCTCGAGCCCCCACGCCGTCACCCGCTCGAGCGCGTTCTCCTGGAAGTACCCGAGCAGGTCGTCGCAGCCCGCGAAGCGGACCAGGCTCGCCACTCCCGTCGGGCCCGCCGGATCCGGCGCGGCGTCGGGCGTCGACGTACAAGCGGCGAGCAGCAGCGGGGCGGCGACCACGGCGGCCAGGCCGCCGCGGCGGAGGGTGTCGGTCGAGCGGTTCATGCCCCTGGGACGCGGGGGCGCGGGCGTTCGGTTCCGACCTCCGCGTCCTACAGCACGAACACGCTGAGCACCTGCAGCACGATGGCGATCCCCACGAGCGGCAGCCCGATGCGCTGCAGCCGGCGCGACTCCGGCGTCGTGTGCCGCACGGACGGGTGCCGCGGCCACTCGCCCGCGCGCTCCTTCGCGTCGCGGTGGCGGTTGTCGTGCCACCACCCCCGCCACACGAGTCCCCACCCCACCACGAGGCAGACAACGGCGAGGACCAGGGCAGCGTCCTTCGGACTCACCCCGCCGACCCGCACCGCTGGGCGGCCGGCAGCGCGGCGACCTCCTCGGGCGTCGGCGGGTCGTCGATGCTGAAGGTCGCGCCGAGCGCGGTGTCGCTCGCGGCCACGCTCACCCCGTCGCCCCCGGTCGCCACGGCACCGTCGGCGTAGCTGCCCACCGCGGGGTTCACCGTGACGTCGAGGTCACCGAGGGTCGTGGAGGCCACCTGGCCCACCGTCGGGTCGGACAGCGCGTTCGACACCGTGAGCAGCCGCACCGTGAAGGACGCGACGTCGGCGTCCGCCCCGGCCGCCTGCATCTCGCGGGCGATCTCGTCGGCCGCCGGCGGCGGGTCGAGGGCGTCGGGCCCGGCCGCCTCGGTCAGCGCGGCGTCGTAGAGCCACAGCTCCGTCAGCCCGGTCCGCACGATCGCGCGCGGCACCGCCTCGACGCCGACCTCGGCGACGTAGTCGCAGTACGCCGCGGTGGCCGCGTCCAGCCGGTCCACCGTCAGCGTCGCGTCGCCGGCGGTCGCCG containing:
- a CDS encoding esterase-like activity of phytase family protein — encoded protein: MSLRTVRRSVGTTVTLALGAAVLAGVELGSAGLAAAAVRGPAAPLAPAAPTAPVDGASYFDRTATYPVHLNRPYGEPVTTETVAEISDVSDDGRTLYYTDAAGQRVGVLDIADPAAPVGRGTLDLTRFFDAGTPVQPTSVAVVGDHLLAVVDTSSSFTSPSGALLVVRTSDGSLRSRIDLGGQPDSIAISADGAWAAIAMENQRDEDANGAALPQAPAGFLQTVALTGDPATWTARPVPFTNPDGSALAAFTAAGIDTPVDPEPEYVAINADDEVAVTLQENNGVVVVDLPTGTIEKVFSAGNARVRGIDTTSDGVFNPTGSLDKPREPDAIAWVGDGLVATANEGDWKGGTRGWTVFDTASGDVVWDAGNSFEQIAARHGLFNDARAKASSKGTEPEGLAFAEVGGTPYAFVGSERSNFVAVYDMTDPRNPAFRQVLPATNGPEGILPIPGRDLLAVSSETDNAAAGVRASVSLYELGADAPSFPSIVSGDVPGSDPAQPIGWGALSALSADPTDPDVLYTASDSAYKPGRVYTVDVSGSPAEITSVVDVRNAAGTPQNLDIEGLAARPQGGFWLASEGATGPANALVRIDADGVVQQTVSLASDVTAGLKNWGLEGVSIAQGFANETLYVALQRPLGTGVSGATPEASTRIGRYDTVTGAWTWFGYTLEQTSTSGDWVGLSEIVTVDADTVAVIERDKLNGPNARIKRVYTVDLPAGTPGTVTPVAKELAVDVLPVLAEQHGWTQEKLEGLTIAADGEVYAVTDNDGLKDATGETQLLRLGRALDTELASTTTTLAAQQTGAGAVRLSATVTGGSAAGEVEFLEGETVVGTVPVTAGAATLDLTGVALGPHSYAARFVPATSSGLAASTSDLGTVTVTTTTTTTLSTAALNRDVANLTVVVAPAASTPVTGRVVVRQGETEVASAELVDGRASLQTALPPGRHTLTATYVPADGAYAAGSTSASTDVTVLTSSTTLLTAVSSGAGRAQLRAVVTPRSESPVLGNVAFFEGVELVGVGPVVDGQATADLTGVSGGAHAYTAMYVPTGESFVASSTSPEVELGVGAVTSLYVGATPVDAPYGRTRTVGVKVTGGEPVDGVAQVHLGGIRRDVTLVDGVGRITIPAGLAVGTHTALAVFAGDETHGASSGTIDLVVRPAGTRIDEALPGTIAAGRSVTSSFYVTAPGSQIPARGAIRIYHGGRHLTTAEVRNGRATVTLPRLARGTYALRAEFDGGGTFARSQLTFRTVAR
- a CDS encoding DUF2867 domain-containing protein, translating into MTGATRRVGPVRRLFPRPGVSERHVQVQAPLADAWRVVAALPAPGAERWYADAAPLAFRGRLDDAARTVLGPPPPAPVASPGPTAGEGLLRPGDEAGFWTVLEADPAAYRLRLHARVHAPGTVRLSVWLTALSGVPGACRVHVRIGFRPRGLVGAGYLVADLPAREVVVEGVARRLAADVAAGVA
- a CDS encoding beta-propeller domain-containing protein; its protein translation is MNRSTDTLRRGGLAAVVAAPLLLAACTSTPDAAPDPAGPTGVASLVRFAGCDDLLGYFQENALERVTAWGLEGLDGFDGFGGLDVVRQGAAGSWESDAALDGVSPRSSVMPRGGYVGPDHGTSEANTQEEGVDEADIVTTDGDVVVAIVEGVVQVVDAASAEALGSVDLGGVGAPSELLLHGSTLLVLGQQGGGVVWDDGVSDHANPYGTGPARTLITEVDLSDPASPEVVRSTRVEGEYRSARLVGDTVRLVMVSAPPGLDWVEPEGTSLAAETEAIEANRDLIEASTITDWLPQLSVDGGDVEPLLGCGDVGVPTAFSGFTTVSVAGLEIGGGAAPTSSAGVVGSGDIVYASTERMIVASTPWSTVRDDDDADDEPSSDLHSFDISEPDATTYVGSGRVEGRLLNQFALDEASGVVRVAVTRDGTPGEQSSSSLVVLAERPGEGLVETGRVDGLGVTEQIQAVRFLSPELAAVVTFRQVDPLYLVDTSDPAAPTLAGELKVPGYSAYLHPLDDGLLLGIGQHATEDGRTTGLQASLFDIIDPTAPRQVSTVTWDGFSSAVETDHRAFLVWQDRVYLPAQGWRDGYTETVESFDVDPGGLERGPSVSVTAELPDGGGVKRVLVVDDRIWFAGGSAVIRVAEGNRAVGDIVDF
- a CDS encoding MazG family protein, which codes for MDAAPEPAAGHALVELVGVMARLRRECPWKAGQTHRSLARYLLEETHEVLEALDTDDATLLREELGDLLLQVYFHAAIAAERTDATAFTIDDVAADLTAKLVRRNPHVFAADPAAGPGDGTSPLDAAAVNEAWEAVKATEKTRTDPTDGLPPTLPALLWADKVLDRSARAGTPLDPAPRAPRADADADAIGDRLLGLVAEARAAGVDPEQALRDAVRVRL